Proteins co-encoded in one Medicago truncatula cultivar Jemalong A17 chromosome 8, MtrunA17r5.0-ANR, whole genome shotgun sequence genomic window:
- the LOC120575758 gene encoding probable LRR receptor-like serine/threonine-protein kinase At1g05700 — MKQTVMRMLLHFFSVLFAVLTILVLIQAQDQSGFISLDCGLPKDVNYSSLETGINYISEAKFIDSGVSKRIPPTEIIVKQQLEHVRSFPNGVRNCYRINVTSDTKYLIRATFYYGNYDDLNDPPEFDLHFGPNVWDTVNFPNASLVTFMEIIYTPSLDYIQPCLVNTGKGTPFISVIELRTLNNKAYVTYSSKSIVLSLFRRFNLGSISDKSYRYKDDVYDRIWNPFKSGFKLLNSSNNDLLLQNNYALPAIVMSTAVTSLNPSAPLNFSWTANNVNDQYYLYMHFNEVEELAANETREFNITVNDRFWYGPVTSYITIFSREPFPRAKTYEISLFKTDNSTLPPIANAIEVYKVKDFSQSETHQDDVDTIMNIKNTYGVSRNWQGDPCVPVNYMWEGVNCTIDANSIPRITSLNLSSSGLTGEISSSILKFTILQYLDLSNNSLNGPLPDFLTQLRSLKVLNVGKNKLVGLVPSELLDRYKSGSLSLSVDDNPDLCKTESCKKKNIVVPLVASFSALAVILLISLGIWLFRRQTDEVTSPNSERGSMKSKHQKFTYTEILNITDNFQTIIGEGGFGTVYFGILQDQTQVAVKMLSPSSMQGYKEFQSEAQLLTIVHHRNLVPLLGYCDEGQIKALIYEYMTNGNLQHLLVENSNTLSWNQRLNIAVDTAHGLDYLHNGCKPPIMHRDLKPSNILLDKNFHAKIADFGLSRAFINDNDSHISTRPAGTFGHVDPEYQRTGNTNKKNDIYSFGIILFELITGQKALAQRASGEKIHILQWAIPIIESGNIQNIVDMRLQGEFSIDSAWKVVEIAMSCICQTETERPDISQILAELKICLSLDMVQCGSTRSRDELVSLAIESETAILAR; from the exons ATGAAGCAAACAGTGATGAGAATGttactacattttttttctgtATTATTTGCTGTCCTTACTATTTTGGTTTTGATACAAGCTCAGGATCAATCAG GATTCATTAGCTTAGACTGCGGTCTACCTAAAGATGTCAACTATTCTTCGTTGGAGACAGGCATAAATTACATTTCAGAGGCCAAATTCATAGATTCAGGTGTAAGTAAGAGGATACCTCCTACAGAGATTATTGTTAAACAACAACTAGAACATGTGAGGAGTTTTCCTAATGGAGTGAGAAATTGTTACAGAATAAATGTAACAAGTGATACTAAATATTTAATCAGAGCTACTTTCTATTATGGTAACTATGATGATTTAAATGATCCCCCAGAATTTGATCTTCATTTTGGACCTAATGTCTGGGATACAGTGAACTTCCCCAATGCATCACTCGTCACATTTATGGAGATCATTTACACTCCATCACTAGATTACATACAACCATGTCTTGTTAACACAGGCAAAGGGACTCCATTCATTTCAGTTATTGAATTGAGGACTTTGAACAATAAAGCTTATGTCACATATTCATCTAAATCAATTGTATTATCACTCTTCAGGCGATTCAATTTAGGTTCCATCAGTGACAAAAGTTACAG GTAcaaagatgatgtttatgaccGCATCTGGAATCCTTTTAAATCTGGTTTTAAACTATTAAACAGCAGTAACAATGATCTATTACTTCAGAATAACTATGCACTACCAGCAATTGTGATGAGCACAGCTGTTACATCATTAAATCCCAGTGCCCCTTTAAATTTTTCATGGACAGCAAATAATGTAAATGATCAATACTACCTTTACATGCACTTTAATGAGGTTGAAGAGCTGGCAGCAAATGAAACTAGAGAGTTTAATATCACAGTGAATGATAGGTTTTGGTATGGACCTGTGACATCATATATTACTATATTTAGTAGAGAACCTTTTCCTAGAGCCAAAACGTATGAAATTTCCCTCTTTAAGACAGATAATTCAACCCTTCCACCCATAGCTAATGCTATTGAGGTTTATAAAGTAAAAGACTTCTCACAGTCAGAAACTCATCAGGATGATG TTGATACTATCATGAATATCAAGAACACTTATGGGGTGTCTAGAAATTGGCAAGGAGATCCATGTGTCCCTGTGAATTACATGTGGGAAGGCGTAAACTGTACTATTGATGCCAATAGCATCCCAAGAATCACATCTTT GAATTTGTCTTCAAGTGGGTTGACAGGGGAGATATCATCTTCCATATTAAAGTTCACCATATTACAGTACTT ggATTTATCAAACAATAGCTTAAACGGCCCTTTACCTGATTTTCTGACACAACTGCGGTCTCTAAAAGTCTT AAATGTGGGGAAGAACAAACTTGTAGGGTTAGTCCCAAGTGAACTCCTCGATAGATATAAATCAGGTTCACTATCACTGAG TGTGGATGATAATCCTGATCTTTGTAAGACGGAATCTTGCAAAAAGAAGAACATTGTAGTACCACTTGTTGCATCTTTTTCAGCATTAGCTGTAATTCTTTTGATTTCTCTTGGAATTTGGTTGTTTAGAAGACAAACAG ATGAAGTTACATCTCCAAATTCTGAAAGGGGTTCAATGAaatcaaaacaccaaaaattCACTTATACTGAAATTCTCAATATTACTGATAACTTCCAAACTATTATTGGAGAAGGAGGTTTTGGAACAGTTTATTTTGGCATTCTACAAGATCAAACTCAAGTCGCTGTTAAGATGCTTTCACCATCATCAATGCAAGGTTATAAGGAATTTCAATCAGAG GCACAACTTCTAACGATTGTTCATCATAGAAATTTGGTCCCTCTCCTTGGATATTGTGATGAAGGTCAAATCAAAGCATTGATTTACGAATACATGACCAATGGAAATCTCCAACACTTGTtag TAGAAAATTCAAATACCTTAAGTTGGAATCAGAGGCTTAACATTGCTGTTGACACAGCCCATG GATTGGATTATCTGCATAATGGATGTAAACCACCTATCATGCATAGAGATTTGAAGCCTTCCAACATACTACTTGATAAGAACTTTCATGCAAAGATTGCTGATTTTGGTCTAAGCAGAGCTTTTATTAACGATAATGATTCTCATATATCCACACGCCCTGCTGGTACATTTGGTCATGTTGATCCAGA ATATCAGAGAACaggaaacacaaataaaaaaaatgatatctaCAGCTTTGGGATAATTCTATTTGAGTTGATCACTGGCCAAAAAGCACTTGCACAAAGAGCATCCGGAGAAAAAATTCACATACTTCAATGGGCTATTCCTATAATCGAAAGCGGGAATATTCAAAACATAGTTGATATGAGATTGCAGGGTGAATTCAGCATTGATTCTGCGTGGAAAGTTGTAGAGATAGCCATGTCATGCATTTGTCAAACTGAAACTGAAAGGCCAGACATAAGCCAAATATTGGCAGAGCTAAAGATATGTCTCTCTTTGGACATGGTTCAGTGTGGAAGCACAAGATCTAGAGATGAATTGGTTTCTTTAGCTATTGAATCAGAAACCGCTATTTTAGCTAGATAA